Proteins co-encoded in one Tistrella mobilis genomic window:
- a CDS encoding single-stranded DNA-binding protein, translating to MNQWTLIGRIGTIETRNGREKSRLYLSVAEDADYFDQTREEWVKRTRWHNLVAWSEIAERITRSYKVGDLVVVEAEVQPWRVEEEGGDGWRSGVNFVVHRIRLLARPKAAEEQ from the coding sequence ATGAACCAGTGGACCCTTATCGGCCGGATCGGCACCATCGAGACCAGGAACGGGCGGGAAAAATCCCGGCTCTACCTCTCGGTTGCCGAAGATGCGGATTATTTCGACCAGACCCGGGAAGAGTGGGTCAAGCGCACGCGCTGGCACAATCTCGTCGCCTGGTCGGAGATCGCTGAACGGATCACCAGGTCTTACAAGGTCGGTGATCTGGTCGTGGTCGAAGCCGAGGTACAGCCTTGGCGGGTCGAGGAAGAAGGCGGAGACGGATGGCGATCGGGGGTCAACTTCGTCGTCCATCGAATCCGCCTGCTCGCCCGGCCCAAGGCCGCTGAGGAACAGTAA